From the genome of Longispora fulva:
AAGATTTCCCAGAATTTTCCCGACCCGGTCCGTGCCGCCCCAGGCTTCTGTCGCACCCCCGACCGACCGGCGTCTGACAAACGTCACGGTCCACCCGTGACACCGTCACCCGGACCGGTGAGGATCGGCACTACAGCCCGGCCCGGCGGACCCGAAGACTCGAAGGCATGAGTGGAGTATTCGCCGTCGCCCTCGCGTCGGCCCTCAGCCTGTCCACAGCACTGCCCGCCATGGTCGCGCCCGGCGCGGCCCCCGTCCAGCTGACCCTGCCCGCCCCCACCGGGCACGGCCGGATCGGCACCGTGTCCCTGCACCTGGTCGACCGGTCCCGCCCCGACCCGTGGGTGCCGACCGAACCGGCCCGCGAACTGATGATCCAGCTCTGGTACCCGGCGGCCGACACCCGCAACCGGCCCCGCGCGCCCTGGGTGTCGCCGGGCGTGGCCGACCGGCTCAACCCGCCCGGATCGCCGGTGACGTTGCCGGTCAGCCACGCGTACACCGGCGCCCCGGCCGCCGGGGGCCGGCACCCGGTGGTCGTGTACTCACCCGGCCTGGGCATGGAACGCACCTCCAGCACCGCGCTCGTGGAGGACCTCGCCAGCCACGGCTACGTCGTCGTCACGATCGACCACCCGCACGACGGGCGGTTCGTCGAGTTCCCCGGTGGCCGGATCGCCACCCAGGCGCTGCCGGTGCCCACCACCCCCGAGGAGGAGGCCGCCATGATCGCCACGGCGCTGGCCACCCGGGTCGCCGACACCCGGTTCACCCTGGACCAGCTCGCGGCCCTCGACCGGGGCCACAACCCCGACGAGGAACGGCGACCGCTGCCGCGCGGCCTCACCGGGGCCCTCGACCTGGACCGGATCGGGATGGCAGGACACTCCCTGGGCGGCGCGACCGCGGCCCAGACCATGCTGGAGGACCGGCGGATCAGGGCCGGCGTCAACCTGGACGGCACCGTCTCCGGCACCGTCGTCACGGCAGGCCTGGACCGGCCGTTCCTGCTGCTCGGCTCGCCCGGCGACGACGACAGCTGGACAGCGCTGTGGTCCCGGCTGCGCGGCCCCCGCCACCGCCTCGAACTCGCCGGCTCGGGGCACATGTCCTTCACCGACTACCAGGTGCTGCTCGCCCAGGCCGGGGTGCCGGCAGAAGACCGGGAACCGTCGCTCGGCACCATCGACGGGGACCGGTCGATCGCGGTGCAGCGGGCCTACCTGCTGGCCTACTTCGACCGGTACCTGCTGTGCCGGGACGGGCGGCTGCTGGCCGGGCCGTCGCCGCGGTACCCGGAAATGCTCTTCAAGGGGTGAAAGACCACGGTCCCCGGAACCGCCGGGGACCGTCCATACTTCGGTGAGGTGCGGTGGAGGGTGGCGCGGAGATGAACGTGACGGCATGGTGGCGCTCGCGCGGCCAGGCGGCCCGCTTCGACCTGTGCGTCCGGGCCTCCTTCTACGCCAACCTCGCCGCCGTGCTGGTGCTGGCGGCCGGGGCCGTCCGCGCCGACGCGCGGGGAGCGGTCACCTGGGTGGCCGCCGCCGCGCACACCCTCATCTGCGTGTTCCTGGTCCGGGCCGGCATCGACCACTACCTGGGGCGGCGCGCCCGGCCCACCCGGCTCCTGTTGGCCGGCGCGGCCTCGACCGTCATCGGCACGGCCGGGGCCCTGCTCTGGCCCGACCCGCCCGCCGACGGCCAGGCGGGCGGACCGCTGCCCCTGCTGGTCGTGTCGTACGTGACCGCCGTGGCGACGGCCGTGCGGCCGCGGGTGACGCTGGCCGTGGTGCTCGCCGGTTGCGCCGCGATGTTCGGCGTCTGCGCGGCCCAGGGCGTGCCGGACCCCGTGACCCCCGCCGTCGGCCTGGCCGCGTTGGTCGTGCCCGTGGCCCTCCTGTGCCGGGTCTCGGTGTGGATGCTCGGCGTGATGTGGGAACTCGACCGGTCCCGCCGGGCCCAGGCCGGGCTCGCCGTCGCCGAGGAACGCCTGCGCTTCGCCAGGGACCTGCACGACGTGGTCGGCCGTTCCCTGTCCGTGGTGGCCCTCAAGGCCGAACTGGCCGCGCAGCTGTCCCGCCGGGGCCGCGCCGAGGCCACCGACGAGATGCTGGAGGTCCGCCGGATCGCGCAGGAGTCCCTGGCCGAACTGCGGGCCGTCGTCGGCGGTTACCGGTCGGCGGACCTCGACGTCGAACTCGACGGCGCCCGGGCGCTGCTCGCCTCCGCCGGCATCGCCTGCCGGGTCGACGGCGACGGCGCCGGCCTGCCCCCGGACGTCCAGGGCACCCTCGGCTGGGTGGTCCGGGAGGCGACGACGAACGTGCTGCGGCACAGCGAGGCGCGCGGCTGCACGATCGCGGTGCGCCGGTCACCGGCCGACATGGTGACGTTCACGATGGACAACGACGGGGCGGGCGGGGACGACCGGGTGCTGTTCGGCAGCGGGTTGACCGGCTTGACGGAGCGGGTCGCCGGGCTGGGCGGTACGGTCGCGGCCGAACGACGGCCGCCGGACCGGTTCGTGCTCGCGGCGGTGCTGCCGGTGGCGGTCGGGGCCGTGGCCCAGGGGCGGCAGCCGTGACGGCCCCCGATCCGGCGCCGGTGGCGGCCTGCGGCCCGGTGCGGATTCTGCTCGCCGACGACGAGCACCTCATCCGTGGCGCGATGGCCGCCCTGCTGGGCCTGGAGGACGACCTCGCCGTCGTGGCCCAGGCCGCCACCGGGGCCGAGGCCCTGGCGATGGCCCGCGCGCTGCGCCCTGACGTCGCGGTGCTCGACCTGCAGATGCCCGACCTCGACGGCGTGGCGGTGGCCCGCACGCTGCACGCCGAACTCCCCACCTGCCGCACCATGATCGTGACGAGCCACGGCCTGCCCGGCCACCTCCGGCGGGCCCTGGCGGCCGGGGTGCGCGGATTCCTGCCCAAGACGGTCTCCGCCGAGACCCTCGCGGCCGTGGTCCGCGTCGTGCACACCGGCGGCCGCTACGTCGACCCCCAGCTCGCCGCCGAGGCGATCAGCGCGGGGGACAGCCCGTTGACGGCCCGCGAGGCCCACGTGCTCGAGCTGGCCGCCGAGGGGGCTCCGGTGGACGAGATCGCCCGCCGGGCGGCCCTGTCGCCGGGCACGGTGCGCAACTACCTGTCCTCGGCGGTCGGCAAGACGGGCACCGCCAACCGGCACGAGGCGGTGCGGGTCGCCCGCGGCCACGGCTGGATCTGACCCGGGCGCGGCCCCGCGCCCGGGTCGACGGCCGACGTCCACGGCACCTCCCGAGAACCGTCCGGTCCGGACGGCGGTCGCGGAGTCGCTCGCGACGCGCGCGTCAGTCGCCCTGGTGTGCCCGGGCGGTCCGTCGGATACGGTGGCGCCGTGGATGAGGAGACCGAACGCGCGGCGCGGCTGCTGGACGCCCAGGGCATGGCCGCCGACCTGTTCGCGGAGACCGAGCGGCGCGGCCTGATCGCCCCGGGCCGCCGGGAGCAGGAGGTCAGCGACGACGTCCGCGACCTGGCCGGCGAGATTTTCGGGGTAAGCCGACACTGGCACAAGCGGATCGTGCGGTCGGGCCCGAACACGCTGCAGCCGTACCGGGAGAACCCGCCGGACCGGGTGATCGGCGAGGACGACATCGTGTTCTGCGACTTCGGCCCGGTCTTCGCCGAGTGGGAGGCCGACTTCGGCCGCACGTACGTGCTCGGCGACGACCCGGTCAAGCACCGGCTCCGCGACGACCTGCCGCTGGTGTTCGAGGCGGCCCGGCGCCGGTTCGCGGCCGACCCGGCCATCACCGGGGAGCGGTTGTTCGCCGTCGTCCGAGAGCTGACGTCGGCCAGGGGCTGGGAGTTCGGCGGGCCGCACGCCGGCCACCTCGTCGGCGAGTTCCCGCACGAGCGGATCCCCGGCGACCAGGTGGAGTACTACATCACGCCCGGCAGCGACCACCCGATGCGCCGGGTGGACAGCGCGGGCCGGCGGTGCCACTGGATCCTGGAGATCCACCTCGTCGACAGGGAACGCGGCTTCGGCGGCTTCCACGAGGAACTCCTCGACCTGGGCCACGACGGATAGCCGGGGAGCTCGACCCGGTCTCCTGCCCGGGCCGGGTCCTGGCCTGCCGCCTGGCCCGTGCCACGGCTGAGGCCGGCCGGCTCGATAACCGCCCGCGCGGCACGAATGTCCTCCGATAGCCGCCCCGCACTCCCGCGAACCCCAACGCGGCACCGCGCGGCAGGCTCACAGTGGGGGTGTGACCGCGCGACTGGACGCCTACGTCGCAGCCCTCGACCGGGCCGCCGCCCACACCCGGGCCTGGCTGGCGTCGATGCCCGACCGTCCGGTCCCGCCCAGCGCCACAGCCGACGAGCTGCGCCGGAGCCTCGGCGGGCCGCTGCCGGAGGGCCCGACGGACCCGGCCGACGTCGTGGACCTGCTCGCCGGCCTCGCCGAGCCGGGACTGATGGCAATGCCGTCCGGCAGGTTCTTCGGCTGGGTCATCGGCGGCACCCTGCCGGCGGCGCTGGCCGCCGACTGGCTCGTCAGCGCCTGGGACCAGAACACCGGCATGCGGTTCGCGACCCCGGGCACGGCCGCGGCGGAGGAGG
Proteins encoded in this window:
- a CDS encoding response regulator transcription factor; the encoded protein is MTAPDPAPVAACGPVRILLADDEHLIRGAMAALLGLEDDLAVVAQAATGAEALAMARALRPDVAVLDLQMPDLDGVAVARTLHAELPTCRTMIVTSHGLPGHLRRALAAGVRGFLPKTVSAETLAAVVRVVHTGGRYVDPQLAAEAISAGDSPLTAREAHVLELAAEGAPVDEIARRAALSPGTVRNYLSSAVGKTGTANRHEAVRVARGHGWI
- a CDS encoding sensor histidine kinase, producing MNVTAWWRSRGQAARFDLCVRASFYANLAAVLVLAAGAVRADARGAVTWVAAAAHTLICVFLVRAGIDHYLGRRARPTRLLLAGAASTVIGTAGALLWPDPPADGQAGGPLPLLVVSYVTAVATAVRPRVTLAVVLAGCAAMFGVCAAQGVPDPVTPAVGLAALVVPVALLCRVSVWMLGVMWELDRSRRAQAGLAVAEERLRFARDLHDVVGRSLSVVALKAELAAQLSRRGRAEATDEMLEVRRIAQESLAELRAVVGGYRSADLDVELDGARALLASAGIACRVDGDGAGLPPDVQGTLGWVVREATTNVLRHSEARGCTIAVRRSPADMVTFTMDNDGAGGDDRVLFGSGLTGLTERVAGLGGTVAAERRPPDRFVLAAVLPVAVGAVAQGRQP
- a CDS encoding M24 family metallopeptidase, which gives rise to MDEETERAARLLDAQGMAADLFAETERRGLIAPGRREQEVSDDVRDLAGEIFGVSRHWHKRIVRSGPNTLQPYRENPPDRVIGEDDIVFCDFGPVFAEWEADFGRTYVLGDDPVKHRLRDDLPLVFEAARRRFAADPAITGERLFAVVRELTSARGWEFGGPHAGHLVGEFPHERIPGDQVEYYITPGSDHPMRRVDSAGRRCHWILEIHLVDRERGFGGFHEELLDLGHDG
- a CDS encoding alpha/beta hydrolase family protein produces the protein MSGVFAVALASALSLSTALPAMVAPGAAPVQLTLPAPTGHGRIGTVSLHLVDRSRPDPWVPTEPARELMIQLWYPAADTRNRPRAPWVSPGVADRLNPPGSPVTLPVSHAYTGAPAAGGRHPVVVYSPGLGMERTSSTALVEDLASHGYVVVTIDHPHDGRFVEFPGGRIATQALPVPTTPEEEAAMIATALATRVADTRFTLDQLAALDRGHNPDEERRPLPRGLTGALDLDRIGMAGHSLGGATAAQTMLEDRRIRAGVNLDGTVSGTVVTAGLDRPFLLLGSPGDDDSWTALWSRLRGPRHRLELAGSGHMSFTDYQVLLAQAGVPAEDREPSLGTIDGDRSIAVQRAYLLAYFDRYLLCRDGRLLAGPSPRYPEMLFKG